One stretch of bacterium BMS3Abin08 DNA includes these proteins:
- the groS gene encoding 10 kDa chaperonin produces METKKELIIVGARVLISFEIGEEKTSAGLYLPPTVREKEDVQEGLIIKTGPGYAMPDASFADEPWIEKKPPAYIPLQARQGDYALFLKKDAVEIEYEGKKYLIVPHSSILALVRTEISE; encoded by the coding sequence ATGGAGACCAAGAAGGAACTCATAATTGTCGGGGCGCGGGTGCTTATCTCATTCGAGATCGGAGAGGAGAAAACCAGCGCCGGGTTGTACCTCCCCCCGACTGTCAGAGAGAAGGAAGATGTTCAGGAAGGGCTGATCATAAAGACCGGACCCGGCTATGCCATGCCCGATGCATCATTTGCCGACGAGCCCTGGATCGAAAAAAAACCCCCCGCTTACATCCCGCTTCAGGCACGCCAGGGTGACTATGCCCTCTTTCTGAAAAAGGATGCGGTAGAGATTGAGTATGAGGGCAAGAAGTACCTGATAGTCCCCCACTCATCCATACTTGCCCTTGTAAGAACCGAGATTTCCGAGTGA
- a CDS encoding undecaprenyl-phosphate mannosyltransferase — protein MSELLIVVPAYNEEAAIPSVLQSIRGCRPDADVLVVNDGSRDGTQAEAERSGVMVIRHTCNLGYGAALQTGFRFAMKRGYEYVVIMDADGQHDPSFIPGLFDKMRLDDADVVIGSRFLSGNYRMGFARRIGACIFAKVARLYTGYRFTDPTSGFQLLNRRAFSCLAMEESFPPDYPDVNIIMLLHKKKFVVVESPVAMFDSINGNTMHSGLTPVFYVLRMVLAIIMVLLRKEE, from the coding sequence ATGTCTGAATTGTTAATCGTTGTACCGGCATATAATGAGGAGGCTGCCATCCCCTCTGTACTGCAATCCATCAGGGGCTGCAGACCAGATGCCGACGTCCTTGTTGTGAATGACGGTTCAAGGGATGGCACGCAGGCAGAAGCTGAGAGGTCCGGCGTAATGGTAATCAGACACACCTGCAACCTCGGTTATGGCGCCGCACTTCAAACGGGCTTCAGGTTCGCCATGAAAAGGGGATATGAGTACGTGGTAATAATGGATGCCGATGGACAACATGACCCGTCTTTCATCCCGGGGCTTTTTGATAAGATGAGGCTTGATGACGCAGATGTGGTAATAGGCTCACGCTTCCTCTCGGGCAACTACAGAATGGGATTTGCAAGACGCATAGGTGCATGCATCTTTGCCAAGGTTGCAAGGCTGTATACAGGCTACAGATTCACGGATCCCACGTCCGGATTTCAGCTCCTCAACAGAAGGGCCTTCTCCTGTCTCGCTATGGAAGAGAGCTTTCCGCCTGATTATCCTGATGTAAATATTATCATGCTTCTGCACAAAAAAAAATTCGTGGTCGTGGAATCACCGGTTGCAATGTTTGACAGCATCAACGGCAATACGATGCACAGTGGGTTAACCCCCGTGTTTTATGTTCTAAGGATGGTGCTGGCAATTATAATGGTTCTCTTAAGAAAGGAGGAATAA
- a CDS encoding methionine aminopeptidase, whose amino-acid sequence MGIFNRFVSFLGKPAEDCPPELGRNEPCWCGSGKKYKKCHFEEDEKKRSRQRSACCKTS is encoded by the coding sequence ATGGGCATATTCAACAGGTTTGTATCCTTTCTCGGCAAACCAGCTGAGGATTGTCCTCCGGAACTCGGAAGGAACGAACCCTGCTGGTGCGGAAGCGGCAAGAAGTACAAGAAATGTCATTTTGAAGAGGATGAAAAGAAACGGTCTCGTCAGAGGTCTGCATGCTGTAAGACAAGCTGA
- the cspLA_1 gene encoding cold shock-like protein CspLA, which produces MTNGTVKWFNESKGFGFITSEDGGDVFVHYSSIQDSGFKSLAEGESVSFDVEEGPKGPKAVNVVRM; this is translated from the coding sequence ATGACTAACGGAACAGTAAAATGGTTTAACGAGTCCAAGGGTTTTGGCTTTATCACAAGCGAAGACGGCGGCGATGTTTTTGTCCATTACTCCTCAATCCAGGACTCCGGGTTTAAGTCGCTTGCCGAGGGCGAATCGGTCAGCTTCGATGTTGAAGAAGGCCCAAAAGGCCCCAAGGCAGTAAATGTGGTTAGAATGTAA